Proteins from a single region of Pungitius pungitius chromosome 4, fPunPun2.1, whole genome shotgun sequence:
- the jph3a gene encoding junctophilin-3 — MSTGGRFDFDDGGSYCGGWEQGKAHGRGVCTGPQGQGEYAGAWSHGFEVLGVYTWPSGNSYQGTWAQGKRHGVGVENKGRWEYRGEWTQGFKGRYGQLESTASGARYEGTWSNGLQDGYGTETYSDGGTYQGQWLAGMRHGYGVRQSVPYGMAAVILFPLRTSINSLRSEHSHGPPAVPEDAAAAAATPPDGAAGGLAGSPVGRGGFALTAPSEAERQRKRKGRFRQSILSGLKLRRSESKSSLASQLSKQSSFCSEAGMSTVSSAASDVHSNASESEPGAPVDATVTETYAGEWRSDQRAGWGVSRRSDGLRYEGEWAGNKRHGYGCTTFPDGTKEEGKYKQNALVSGKRKNLIPLRASKIREKVDRAVEAAEKAADISKQKAEIAMSRMSHARGKAEAAEGVALKATEECRLARIAAKELSPSFHIYGNGLECQRPEHQDAKGKDHEVISTGTDSPELCTPDTTPPAMTPDLSPVLSAPTSPPRSPSRHAHRPRNACFMRQTAVDDQGGAEIQVLVEGRGVDVSRGGPNNWTGDMYPERGGGSRSGTPSLLEEREGQINGHEQAPSSNHRPREKSASNHKSREHASSYRAWEHSFSNQKPSKQASSSHKSREYSSSNHKTWDHSSTNHKACEHASSNYKPQVHTLSNHKALEHNASNHETPEHASSNYKPQDYISSNHNAKDHVPSSYNPREHLFSNHHPKQHNPSNHKAGEHAAVDQRPEGAPGGWTAESTLRWSPAHSRLTEQDEERMSDYTVDMRLQCPDSQASRGLGPESPPPKNNRVRARALRPVREGSMDSVQMLDNLNVGAELEEWPLHRDLTLSPPLKSQPITLEQEGELLALKSNSGSSSVLVVMVILLNIGVAILFIHFFI; from the exons ATGTCCACTGGAGGCAGGTTTGACTTTGATGACGGGGGGTCGTACTGCGGGGGGTGGGAGCAGGGTAAAGCCCATGGGCGAGGGGTCTGCACGGGGCCCCAGGGTCAGGGCGAGTACGCCGGCGCCTGGAGCCACGGCTTCGAGGTCCTGGGCGTGTACACGTGGCCCAGCGGGAACAGCTACCAGGGCACCTGGGCGCAGGGCAAGCGCCACGGCGTCGGGGTGGAGAACAAGGGCCGATGGGAGTACAGAGGGGAGTGGACGCAGGGGTTCAAAGGTCGCTACGGGCAGCTGGAGAGCACGGCGAGCGGGGCCCGGTACGAGGGGACGTGGAGCAACGGGCTGCAGGACGGATACGGCACGGAAACCTACTCGGATGGAG GAACCTACCAGGGCCAGTGGTTGGCCGGGATGCGTCACGGCTACGGCGTGCGGCAGAGCGTGCCGTACGGCATGGCGGCCGTCATTCTCTTCCCCCTGCGAACGTCCATAAACTCCCTCCGCTCCGAGCACAGCCACGGCCCCCCCGCTGTGCCggaggacgccgccgccgccgccgccacgccgCCGGACGGGGCGGCGGGCGGTCTGGCCGGGAGCCCCGTGGGCCGGGGGGGGTTCGCCCTGACGGCGCCCAGCGAAGCCGAgcggcagaggaagaggaagggccGCTTCCGGCAGTCCATCCTGAGCGGCCTGAAGCTGCGGCGCTCCGAGTCCAAGAGCTCGCTGGCCAGCCAGCTCAGCAAGCAGAGCTCCTTCTGCAGCGAGGCGGGCATGAGCACCGTCAGCTCCGCCGCCTCCGACGTCCACTCCAACGCCAGCGAGAGCGAACCGGGCGCCCCCGTGGACGCCACCGTCACCGAGACGTACGCCGGCGAGTGGCGGAGCGACCAGAGGGCCGGCTGGGGCGTCAGCCGGCGCTCGGACGGCCTGCGCTACGAGGGGGAGTGGGCGGGCAACAAGAGGCACGGCTACGGGTGCACCACCTTCCCCGACGGCACCAAGGAGGAGGGCAAGTACAAGCAGAACGCGCTGGTGAGCGGGAAGCGCAAGAACCTGATCCCCCTGAGGGCCAGCAAGATCCGGGAGAAGGTGGACCGGGCCGTGGAGGCCGCGGAGAAGGCCGCGGACATCTCCAAGCAGAAGGCGGAGATCGCCATGTCGAG GATGAGCCACGCCCGCGGGAAGGCGGAGGCCGCTGAAGGAGTAGCGCTGAAGGCCACGGAGGAGTGCCGACTGGCCCGCATCGCCGCCAAGGAGCTCTCGCCCTCCTTCCACATCTACGGGAACG GGCTCGAGTGCCAGAGGCCCGAGCACCAGGACGCCAAGGGCAAAGACCACGAGGTGATCTCCACGGGAACCGACAGTCCGGAGCTCTGCACGCCGGACACCACGCCGCCCGCGATGACACCCGACCTCAGCCCCGTGCTGAGCGCGCCCACCTCGCCCCCCCGCAGCCCGTCCAGGCACGCCCACCGCCCCAGAAACGCCTGCTTCATGCGGCAGACCGCCGTGGACGATCAGGGCGGCGCCGAGATCCAGGTGCTGGTGGAGGGGCGGGGCGTGGATGTGTCGAGGGGCGGGCCTAACAACTGGACCGGCGACATGTATCCGGAGCGCGGGGGCGGCAGCCGCTCCGGGACACCCTCCCTCCTGGAGGAGCGGGAGGGGCAGATCAACGGCCACGAGCAGGCCCCCTCGTCCAACCACAGGCCCCGGGAGAAATCGGCGTCCAATCACAAGTCCAGGGAGCACGCCTCCTCCTACAGAGCGTGGGAgcactccttctccaaccaAAAGCCCTCCAAGCAAGCCTCCTCCAGTCACAAGTCCAGGGAGTACTCCTCCTCCAACCACAAGACATGGGATCATTCTTCCACCAATCACAAGGCCTGCGAGCACGCCTCTTCCAACTACAAGCCGCAGGTGCACACTTTGTCCAATCACAAGGCCCTGGAACATAACGCGTCCAATCACGAGACTCCTGAGCATGCTTCTTCCAATTACAAGCCACAAGATTATATCTCCTCCAATCACAACGCAAAGGACCACGTCCCGTCCAGCTACAACCCCCGAGAGCACCTCTTCTCCAACCACCATCCGAAGCAGCACAACCCCTCAAACCACAAGGCCGGCGAGCACGCCGCCGTGGACCAGAGGCCGGAGGGCGCCCCCGGGGGCTGGACCGCTGAAAGCACCCTCAGGTGGAGCCCCGCCCACTCGCGCCTCACGGAGCAGGACGAGGAGAGAATGAGCGACTACACGGTGGACATGAGGCTTCAGTGTCCGGACTCGCAGGCGTCTCGGGGGCTGGGCCCGGAGTCCCCGCCCCCCAAGAACAACCGCGTGCGAGCCCGGGCCCTCCGGCCCGTCAGAGAGGGATCCATGGACTCTGTACAGATGCTGGACAACCTGAATGTGGGGGCGGAGCTGGAGGAGTGGCCTCTGCACAGGGACCTCACCTTGTCCCCGCCCCTCAAGTCTCAGCCCATCACGCTGGAGCAGGAAGGAGAGCTTCTGGCCCTCAAATCAAACTCA GGCTCCAGCTCTGTCCTGGTGGTCATGGTCATTTTACTCAACATTGGAGTAGCCATTCTTTTCATTCACTTCTTTATTTAA